In the Mycolicibacterium chubuense NBB4 genome, one interval contains:
- a CDS encoding TetR/AcrR family transcriptional regulator, with product MDAGSLPRLPGTHPKATKPKQIRDAAMKCFAERGIATTSLRGIAETAGVSLCLIEHYFATKSQLIECIDRHVLAILGEALEDISSTSADDGVTDAGRRFAALMGTNPHVMDYIGRALAEGREGSNAIFDGLYGISAQQGATFAAQGLTPPDLDPVWANMLPLILRVGSVMLRPHIDRHLAGSLYAPEQTSRWDAAVTRMIREGQLN from the coding sequence ATGGACGCCGGCTCGCTCCCCCGCCTACCGGGAACCCACCCCAAGGCCACCAAGCCCAAACAGATCCGCGATGCCGCGATGAAGTGCTTCGCCGAGCGTGGCATCGCAACCACCTCGCTGCGGGGCATCGCCGAGACAGCCGGGGTCAGCCTCTGCTTGATAGAGCACTATTTCGCGACCAAGAGCCAGCTGATCGAATGCATCGATCGGCACGTACTGGCCATCCTTGGTGAGGCCCTGGAAGACATCTCCTCCACATCGGCCGACGACGGTGTCACCGACGCCGGCCGTCGGTTCGCTGCGCTGATGGGCACGAACCCCCATGTCATGGACTACATCGGCAGAGCCCTCGCCGAAGGCCGCGAGGGCAGCAATGCGATCTTCGACGGTCTCTACGGGATCAGTGCTCAGCAGGGCGCCACCTTTGCCGCCCAAGGCCTCACACCCCCCGACCTAGATCCGGTGTGGGCGAACATGTTGCCGCTGATTCTGCGTGTCGGATCGGTCATGCTGCGCCCACATATCGACCGACATCTAGCTGGCTCGCTGTACGCCCCCGAACAGACATCGCGGTGGGATGCGGCGGTGACCCGCATGATCCGCGAAGGACAGCTGAATTGA
- a CDS encoding IS110 family transposase codes for MVIIGIDAHKANHTLVAIDNVGRKVGSKIVPATNAGHLQAIRWAHNRFGSELQWAVEDCRGVTRRLEEDLTMAGYSVTRVPAKLMARTRSSARTTGKSDPIDALAVGHAALRDPRLPTATRDEAARELKLLVDRREHLIEQRTATNNRLLWRLHELDPSYHLAAGDLAHRNHRCATGTFLDRHRGLVADLARDELADITRLSEDAQRLERRITAYIRPRAPHLLSIPGCGDLSAAKLVAETAGVRRFASEAAFARFAGVTPEPAWSGASAGRMRYVKGGNRRINAALHRIAITQLRDGAGSQYYQKRVADGDSPLAALRCLKRRIARRVFSSMKADARTVGDSDCGTTLSA; via the coding sequence GTGGTCATTATCGGCATCGACGCCCACAAGGCCAATCACACCCTGGTAGCCATCGACAACGTAGGACGCAAGGTGGGATCCAAAATCGTCCCAGCTACCAATGCGGGACATCTGCAAGCGATCCGATGGGCGCACAACAGATTTGGCTCGGAGCTGCAATGGGCGGTGGAGGACTGTCGCGGTGTCACTCGCCGCCTGGAGGAGGACCTAACGATGGCCGGTTACTCAGTGACCAGAGTTCCCGCCAAACTTATGGCCCGAACGCGGTCATCTGCCCGGACGACGGGAAAGTCGGACCCCATTGATGCTCTCGCAGTGGGTCACGCCGCTCTGCGCGATCCTCGGCTACCCACCGCCACGCGTGACGAGGCTGCCCGGGAACTGAAGTTGCTGGTCGATCGGCGAGAGCACTTGATCGAGCAGCGGACGGCCACCAACAACCGATTGCTCTGGCGCCTACACGAACTCGACCCAAGTTATCACCTCGCAGCCGGCGACCTGGCGCACCGGAATCACCGCTGTGCGACGGGAACATTCCTCGATCGACACCGGGGATTGGTCGCCGATCTCGCTCGTGATGAGCTAGCCGACATTACTCGGCTGTCCGAGGATGCTCAGCGGTTGGAACGGCGAATTACCGCTTACATTCGTCCCCGGGCGCCGCATCTGCTGTCCATACCAGGGTGCGGGGATCTGTCGGCCGCGAAGCTTGTTGCTGAGACTGCGGGAGTTCGGCGCTTTGCCTCCGAGGCGGCGTTCGCGCGTTTCGCAGGCGTGACGCCCGAACCCGCATGGTCGGGTGCCAGCGCGGGCAGGATGCGCTACGTCAAAGGTGGGAATCGCCGAATCAACGCCGCTTTGCACAGGATCGCAATCACTCAACTTCGAGACGGTGCAGGCTCGCAGTACTATCAAAAACGCGTCGCCGACGGTGACTCCCCGTTAGCGGCCTTGCGTTGTCTGAAGCGACGCATTGCTCGGCGAGTCTTCTCCAGCATGAAGGCCGACGCGCGCACCGTGGGCGACAGTGACTGCGGGACTACTCTGAGCGCGTAA
- a CDS encoding helix-turn-helix domain-containing protein translates to MKRQVDYTWRVAELMAAAGMHNSTDLIPRLAERGIQLSRPQVYRVVYQRPERVSLQMMAALCDIFGCGVEDLVTVTATDVRRKKAATVGKDSAPNVVEMNKSVRPRRARVLRDDD, encoded by the coding sequence GTGAAACGTCAAGTCGACTACACCTGGCGGGTGGCTGAGCTGATGGCCGCGGCCGGCATGCACAACAGCACCGATCTCATCCCCCGCCTGGCCGAGCGCGGTATACAGCTCTCACGCCCACAGGTCTATCGCGTGGTTTATCAACGCCCCGAACGGGTTTCGCTCCAGATGATGGCTGCCCTGTGCGATATCTTCGGCTGCGGAGTCGAGGACCTCGTCACCGTCACTGCAACCGACGTCCGGCGGAAGAAAGCTGCAACAGTCGGGAAAGACTCCGCGCCAAACGTCGTCGAGATGAACAAATCCGTGCGGCCGCGACGTGCCCGCGTGCTCCGCGATGACGATTAA
- a CDS encoding tyrosine-type recombinase/integrase: protein MPVDRSGRVYVVGAVPLLHPEAQTVEEMLEGWRNQQLCRNLDHETIAGRIRIVQRFVEVTNEFPWTWTPVMAEEFFSDLRAIHRRKQSTIRGYQNALKLFCSYVSHPDYGWDRVCEQRFGTHPAQVFFEWNTATHVQDNEQSPEKRAFTKAELQDFFDHADDQVALIAASGRKGWLPAYRDAVMFKIAYSYGLRFNELRHLQTVDFSRNPRGREFGRYGVVQIRYGKAKKGSPPKRRSVLTVFDWTPEVIGDWLAHGQPYLDDGVDLFPSERGALVAERTLLRRFRRYCDDDLQLPGGLDLHSLRRSYATHLIEDGWDPKFVQDQLGHEHASTTSLYTCVSSDFRTRTLRRALDATINEALSFGGEETS, encoded by the coding sequence GTGCCGGTCGATAGAAGCGGTCGCGTGTACGTCGTCGGTGCGGTTCCGCTGCTCCACCCGGAGGCGCAGACGGTTGAGGAGATGCTCGAGGGGTGGCGCAATCAGCAACTGTGTCGCAACCTCGATCACGAGACGATCGCCGGGCGGATCCGGATCGTGCAGCGGTTCGTGGAGGTGACCAACGAGTTCCCGTGGACGTGGACACCGGTGATGGCTGAGGAGTTCTTCAGTGATCTGCGCGCCATCCACCGGCGTAAGCAATCCACCATCCGCGGCTATCAAAACGCCTTGAAGTTGTTCTGTTCCTATGTCAGCCATCCCGACTACGGCTGGGATCGGGTGTGCGAGCAGCGGTTCGGAACTCACCCGGCCCAAGTATTCTTCGAGTGGAACACCGCCACGCACGTGCAGGACAACGAACAGTCTCCCGAAAAACGCGCGTTCACCAAGGCGGAGCTGCAGGACTTCTTCGACCATGCCGACGACCAGGTCGCGCTGATCGCGGCATCGGGGCGCAAGGGCTGGCTGCCGGCCTACCGTGACGCAGTGATGTTCAAGATCGCTTACTCGTATGGGCTGCGGTTCAACGAATTACGGCACCTGCAGACCGTCGACTTCTCCCGCAATCCCCGCGGCCGCGAGTTCGGCCGCTACGGCGTCGTGCAGATCCGGTACGGCAAGGCCAAGAAGGGATCCCCACCCAAACGACGCAGCGTGCTGACGGTCTTCGATTGGACGCCCGAGGTGATCGGCGACTGGCTCGCCCACGGTCAGCCCTACCTGGACGATGGAGTCGACCTGTTCCCCAGCGAGAGAGGCGCGCTGGTCGCTGAACGCACTCTGCTGCGTCGCTTCCGCCGCTACTGCGACGATGACCTGCAGCTGCCGGGCGGATTGGATCTGCACTCGTTGCGGCGCTCGTATGCCACCCACCTCATCGAAGACGGCTGGGACCCGAAATTCGTTCAAGACCAGCTGGGTCACGAACATGCCAGCACCACCTCGCTTTACACCTGTGTGTCCAGCGACTTTCGCACCCGCACGCTGCGTCGGGCACTGGATGCCACCATCAACGAGGCGTTGTCCTTCGGTGGTGAGGAGACCTCGTGA
- a CDS encoding type II toxin-antitoxin system PemK/MazF family toxin gives MTAPVLPGSVVWVDLNPTVGREQAGRRPAVVVASSGYLDAVTELAIVVPATTTNRGWPQHVQLTGPALALPRPTYAMTEQPRTISRERIAGVAGTVDNDCLASIRQWLNDFLYDDNSSL, from the coding sequence GTGACGGCGCCGGTCCTGCCCGGCTCGGTGGTCTGGGTGGACTTGAATCCGACCGTCGGCCGGGAACAAGCGGGGCGTCGGCCGGCCGTCGTCGTTGCATCGTCGGGGTATCTCGATGCCGTCACCGAGTTAGCCATCGTGGTTCCCGCCACGACGACCAACCGCGGCTGGCCGCAGCATGTTCAGCTCACCGGGCCCGCCCTGGCGCTTCCCCGCCCCACCTATGCCATGACCGAACAACCCCGCACCATCAGTCGGGAGCGGATCGCCGGCGTCGCCGGAACCGTCGACAACGACTGCCTGGCGTCAATACGGCAGTGGCTCAACGACTTTCTCTACGACGACAATTCGTCACTGTGA